Within Candidatus Methylomirabilota bacterium, the genomic segment GGCCCTGGACCTGGCTTTCCAGCGTCGCTTCGACGAAGCCGAAGTTGCCCTCCGTCAATTCATGGACCGGGATCCCGGCTCGCCAGAAGGTCCCGGCCGGCTGGGCATGATCCGCGTGGACCAGAAGCGTTACGGGGAGGCCATTCCCTACTTGAGCCTGGCCCTGGCGCGCAAGCCTGACCTGTCAGATGTCCGCGCAGATCTTGTCACGGCGCTGGATAAGCGAGCCGAGGAGCTCGAGGGCGCCGGCCAGGTCGCCCCGGCCGAGCAGCTCCGCAAGGCCGCAGCCGATGTGCGCGCGCAGGCCAGCGCCTCGACCGCCGGCTCCCGCCCCGGTACCCCCTGAGCGCTCGTTGGTAGGCCCCTTGTATTGAAGGGTCTTTCCTGGTACTCCCTCTAGCCACAGGTTTTGGGGCCCCCCCATGAGACTCAAGCGCGAAGCCGTCGAGGCTCTGATGGCGGACAAGCCGGCCGGGACCACCCTGGAGGAGGCGCTCGAGGTCTTCGAGGTCTTCGCCAGCGGCACCCTCGCCGACGAGGTCTATGTCCTCGACGATGTGAGCGGCAAGCGCATCGCCATCGCGCCCGTCGCGCTCCGGGCCAAATACCGGAAGGAGTGACCACCATGCCCATCCTGACCATGTCCCACGAGATCGGAGCGGGCGGTCCGGAGATCGCCCAGAAGGTGGCCGAGCGCCTGGGCAGCCACTATGTGGACCAGGAGCTCATCTCGGAGGCCGCGCTGCGCTACGGCCTCCAGGAGGAGAAGCTCTCGAGCCTGGATGAGTCCAAGCCCTCGCTCTTCGAGCGCTTCGACGCCGAGACGCGACGATACATCACGGTGCTCCAGACGGCGCTCTATGAGTTCGCCGAGAAGGACAGGGTCGTGCTCATGGGGCGCGCCGGGCAATGGCTGCTCCGGGGCATCCCCCACGTGCTGCGCGTCAGGGTCATGGCGCCCTTTGATCTGCGCGTCAAGCGCCTGGCCAAGAAGCTCTCGGGGCAGATGGGCGAGCACACCAACCCGCGGACGGTGCACGACATGGCGAGGCGCGATGACATGGACAAGGCCGGGCGCATGCGCTACCTCTACGAGGTGGACGTGAAGGATCCGGCGCTGTACGACCTGGTCATCAACACGGAGAAGCTGTCCATCGACGCCTCCGTGGAGCTGATCGCGGGGATGCTGCAGCGTCCCGAGCTGGCCACCACGCCGGCCGGGCAGCAGCTCATCGCCGATCGGTCGCTGGCCTCCCGGGTGCAGGTGGCGTTGGCCACGCACCCCGAAACCCGCAAGTACCGCATCACCGTCGAGGCCAAGACCGGAGTGGTCACGCTGGAGGGAACGGCGGCCATGGACGAGGCGGTAGACGTGGCTCGTGAAGTCGTCGGCGTCCGGGATGTCAAGACGCAGCAGGTGGACATACCGCCCATCCCGCCCTTCGTGGCATAGGAGGCTAGGTCTTCGGGGTAGATTTCACGGGGCGCCGGGGGCCTTCCTCCGGCGCCTCGCCTACCGTCACCGGCACCTCGAGCTTCTTCTTGTTCCGCAGAACCTGCAGGACGACCTTGCTCCCCGCCCGGGTATCCGCCGTCAAGCGCTGGAAGTGGTGGTAGTCCTCGACGGGCGTCTTGTCATAGCTCAAGATGACGTCGTACTTCTGGAGGCCCGCCGCCGCCGCGGGGCCTCCGGGCATGGCCGAGGAGACGAGGGCCCCGCGCTTGTCGCTCACCCCGAGTGAATCGATGAGCTCGGGGGAGAGCTCCTGGAGCGAGAGCCCGAGCCAGCCGCGGACGACCTTGCCCTTGTCCACGAGCTGGTCCATCACGCGCTTGACCATGTTGATGGGAATGGCGAACCCGATACCGATCGATCCTCCGCTCTGCGAGAAGATCGCCGTGTTGATGCCGATCACTTCTCCCTTGAGATTCAGCAGCGGGCCACCTGAATTGCCGGGATTGATGCTGGCGTCCGTCTGGATGAAGTTCTCGTAGGTCGCCACCCCCACGTCCGAGCGTCCGGTCGCGCTTATCACGCCCACGGTGACGGTCTGGGCGAGCCCGAAGGGGT encodes:
- a CDS encoding Do family serine endopeptidase; the protein is MKSTVLPGALVVLLVMAAAGAGYVLRGAWTPALEPRGPVSPSTAGVNMADSLQAGFVGVAEHVRPAVVNLDTIQKARRPRASGAQPAPDDPFLQDFFKQFFGPDGPSGGGEFRQRGLGSGVIFDKRGLLLTNFHVIKGADEIVVRLSDKREYRGQVVGTDPKTDLAVIRIQPDRDLTVAPLGNSDALRVGEWAIAIGNPFGLAQTVTVGVISATGRSDVGVATYENFIQTDASINPGNSGGPLLNLKGEVIGINTAIFSQSGGSIGIGFAIPINMVKRVMDQLVDKGKVVRGWLGLSLQELSPELIDSLGVSDKRGALVSSAMPGGPAAAAGLQKYDVILSYDKTPVEDYHHFQRLTADTRAGSKVVLQVLRNKKKLEVPVTVGEAPEEGPRRPVKSTPKT
- a CDS encoding cytidylate kinase family protein; amino-acid sequence: MPILTMSHEIGAGGPEIAQKVAERLGSHYVDQELISEAALRYGLQEEKLSSLDESKPSLFERFDAETRRYITVLQTALYEFAEKDRVVLMGRAGQWLLRGIPHVLRVRVMAPFDLRVKRLAKKLSGQMGEHTNPRTVHDMARRDDMDKAGRMRYLYEVDVKDPALYDLVINTEKLSIDASVELIAGMLQRPELATTPAGQQLIADRSLASRVQVALATHPETRKYRITVEAKTGVVTLEGTAAMDEAVDVAREVVGVRDVKTQQVDIPPIPPFVA